A region of Vicinamibacterales bacterium DNA encodes the following proteins:
- the zapB gene encoding cell division protein ZapB, with protein sequence MAKTTTPADLETLDRLEQKVRLLVVEIGKLRAEHSHQVEENRRLTGELDDVRARLVEAESATAEMTVLRQERDQVRSRVADILEQLEALDV encoded by the coding sequence GTGGCGAAGACGACGACCCCCGCTGATCTGGAAACGCTCGACCGCCTGGAGCAGAAGGTGAGGCTGCTGGTCGTCGAGATCGGCAAGCTTCGCGCCGAGCACTCGCACCAGGTCGAAGAGAACCGCCGGCTGACCGGCGAACTGGACGACGTGCGCGCGCGCCTGGTCGAGGCCGAGAGCGCCACGGCCGAGATGACCGTGCTGCGCCAGGAGCGCGACCAGGTCCGTTCGCGTGTCGCGGACATCCTCGAACAACTCGAGGCGCTCGACGTCTAA
- the pheS gene encoding phenylalanine--tRNA ligase subunit alpha, with the protein MPDAAEIERLRAEFQAALAAAVTDQALRAVRDQYLGRKGGVIASLMKAVAGASPAERPVLGKLANQFKVEVEARLDGQRAALEAGRPIAGSVDVSLPGRKTPLGHLHPLTLVRNQVEAIFGRMGYEVLEGPEIEDDYHTFEALNMPPEHPARDMQDTFFLADPVPQRGLGSPGMRVSTRPAPPDRAAVLLRTHTSAMQVRYMEAHEPPVRIVAIGKVYRRDNPDLTHTPMFHQFEGLMVGEDVTFADLKGTLTAFVREIFAPETKVMFRPSFFPYTEPSAEMFIGCVFCAGSGCPVCKRTGWLEILGSGMVHPAVFEAVGYDPERYTGFAFGTGIERVAMLKYGVDDIRLFYESDQRFLEQFSF; encoded by the coding sequence ATGCCCGACGCTGCCGAGATCGAACGCCTCCGGGCGGAGTTCCAGGCCGCGCTTGCTGCGGCGGTGACAGACCAGGCCTTGCGCGCGGTACGCGATCAGTACCTCGGGCGGAAGGGCGGCGTCATTGCCTCGCTGATGAAGGCCGTCGCCGGCGCCTCCCCGGCCGAACGCCCGGTCCTCGGCAAGCTCGCCAACCAGTTCAAGGTCGAGGTCGAAGCGCGCCTCGACGGGCAGCGCGCGGCGCTCGAGGCCGGCCGCCCGATCGCGGGCAGCGTGGACGTCTCGCTGCCTGGCCGCAAGACGCCGCTCGGCCACCTCCATCCCCTCACGCTCGTGCGCAACCAGGTCGAAGCCATCTTCGGACGCATGGGCTACGAAGTGCTCGAGGGACCGGAGATCGAGGACGACTACCACACCTTCGAAGCCCTCAACATGCCGCCCGAGCATCCGGCTCGCGACATGCAGGACACGTTCTTCCTGGCCGACCCGGTGCCGCAGCGCGGCCTCGGATCGCCCGGCATGCGTGTCAGCACGCGCCCCGCGCCGCCAGATCGCGCCGCGGTGCTCCTGCGCACGCACACGTCGGCCATGCAGGTCCGCTACATGGAGGCCCACGAGCCCCCGGTGCGGATCGTCGCCATCGGCAAGGTGTACCGCCGTGACAATCCCGATCTCACGCACACGCCGATGTTCCATCAGTTCGAAGGACTGATGGTCGGCGAGGACGTGACGTTCGCCGACCTGAAGGGCACGCTCACCGCATTCGTGCGCGAGATCTTCGCCCCCGAAACCAAGGTGATGTTCCGCCCGTCCTTCTTCCCCTACACGGAGCCGAGCGCCGAGATGTTCATCGGCTGCGTGTTCTGCGCGGGGTCGGGCTGCCCGGTGTGCAAGCGGACGGGCTGGCTGGAAATCCTCGGCAGCGGCATGGTGCACCCGGCGGTGTTCGAGGCGGTGGGCTACGATCCCGAGCGCTACACCGGGTTCGCCTTCGGGACCGGGATCGAGCGTGTCGCGATGCTCAAGTACGGCGTGGATGACATCCGGTTGTTCTACGAGAGCGACCAGCGTTTCCTGGAGCAGTTTTCCTTTTGA
- the pheT gene encoding phenylalanine--tRNA ligase subunit beta, protein MRILTSWLREFVDVPLPAAELASLLSMRGFEVASVEALDQDAVIDFEITANRPDCLSVIGLAREAATACRLQLHLPWDPQGRPISTARPVPAPSSAHVAVEGFDVTIEDADLCPRYAAAIAEVKIEPSPDWLARRLDAAGVRPINNVVDVTNYVLLEVGHPLHAFDLERLQGRQLRARPARAGERIRTLDGEARALEAGMLVIADAVSPQAVAGVMGGAASEVWSGTRLVAFESAYFKPASVRRTSKRLGLKSEASSRFERGTDINAPVAALERACALLERIGAGRVVSTVLDCYPAPRGPIQVSLRRDRIARLLGTTVADGEVVEIFGGLGFGIERTGDGWRLTVPTMRVDIAREADLIEEVARHHGYDLVPTTFPALRAMPPRPEPRLAQKTLLRHVLTAAGFSEAIGYSFIEDSAAQQFSAGPSGAGVPPVDQVALAYPLSEKMAVLRPSLLPGLVDAVAHNRRRECRDVALFEIGSCFSRAAGEQPRVAFAWTGAAVPEHWTGGQRNVDFFDAKGVIERIGEALRLRLEFFVATRSYLAPGRTASVFVGDVAIGVVGQLLPAEAAARDLPVGDEIYVAELDLDAIDRLVPSADIQAEPLPRFPSIVRDISIVVDGGLRSEQVRATIRSAAPATLVRVREFDRYRGKGIPDGHYSLSLRLTFRSPDRTLTDSEVQQAMELIVDSLSRHHGAVQR, encoded by the coding sequence TTGAGAATCCTGACTTCGTGGCTCCGTGAGTTCGTCGACGTTCCCCTGCCGGCCGCCGAGCTGGCCTCGCTGCTGTCGATGCGCGGCTTCGAGGTGGCGTCGGTGGAGGCCCTGGACCAGGACGCGGTGATCGACTTCGAGATCACCGCCAACCGTCCCGACTGCCTCAGCGTGATCGGCCTGGCGCGAGAGGCGGCGACCGCGTGTCGCCTGCAACTGCACCTGCCGTGGGATCCGCAGGGCCGTCCGATCAGCACCGCGCGTCCGGTTCCAGCTCCATCATCGGCACACGTCGCGGTCGAGGGCTTCGACGTCACCATCGAGGATGCCGACCTGTGCCCGCGATATGCGGCAGCGATTGCCGAGGTGAAGATCGAACCTTCGCCCGACTGGCTGGCACGTCGTCTCGATGCCGCCGGCGTCCGCCCGATCAACAACGTCGTGGACGTCACCAACTACGTTCTCCTCGAGGTGGGCCACCCCCTCCACGCGTTCGACCTCGAGCGCCTCCAGGGGCGGCAACTGCGCGCCCGCCCCGCCCGCGCCGGCGAGCGGATCCGGACGCTGGACGGCGAGGCTCGTGCGCTCGAGGCCGGCATGCTGGTGATCGCCGACGCCGTGTCGCCCCAGGCCGTCGCCGGCGTGATGGGCGGCGCCGCCTCGGAGGTGTGGTCGGGCACGCGCCTGGTCGCATTCGAAAGCGCGTACTTCAAACCCGCGTCCGTGCGGCGGACGAGCAAGCGTCTGGGGTTGAAATCCGAGGCCTCCTCACGGTTCGAACGCGGCACCGACATCAACGCACCCGTGGCGGCGCTCGAACGCGCCTGCGCGTTGCTCGAGCGGATTGGCGCGGGCCGCGTCGTGAGCACCGTGCTCGACTGCTACCCGGCTCCGCGCGGTCCGATCCAGGTGAGCCTGCGCCGCGATCGCATCGCGCGTCTGCTCGGCACGACGGTGGCGGACGGCGAGGTGGTCGAGATCTTCGGCGGTCTCGGTTTCGGCATCGAACGCACCGGGGACGGCTGGCGTCTGACGGTGCCGACGATGCGCGTCGATATCGCGCGCGAAGCCGACCTGATCGAAGAAGTCGCGCGCCATCACGGCTATGACCTGGTGCCCACGACGTTCCCGGCGCTGCGCGCGATGCCGCCTCGTCCGGAACCGCGCCTTGCGCAGAAGACGCTGCTCCGGCACGTACTGACGGCCGCCGGCTTCTCAGAGGCGATCGGCTACAGCTTCATCGAAGATTCTGCGGCACAGCAGTTTTCGGCAGGGCCGAGTGGCGCGGGCGTCCCGCCCGTGGACCAGGTCGCCCTCGCCTACCCGCTGTCCGAGAAGATGGCCGTGCTCCGTCCGTCGCTGCTGCCCGGCCTCGTCGATGCGGTGGCCCACAACCGGCGGCGCGAGTGCCGTGACGTCGCGCTCTTCGAGATTGGGTCGTGCTTCTCGCGCGCGGCGGGCGAGCAGCCTCGTGTGGCGTTCGCCTGGACCGGCGCGGCCGTGCCCGAGCACTGGACCGGCGGTCAGCGCAACGTGGATTTCTTCGACGCGAAGGGTGTGATCGAACGGATCGGCGAGGCGCTCCGCCTCCGGCTGGAGTTCTTTGTGGCGACGCGGTCGTACCTCGCGCCCGGGCGGACGGCCTCGGTGTTTGTGGGCGACGTGGCGATCGGCGTGGTCGGTCAACTGCTCCCGGCGGAGGCCGCGGCTCGCGACCTGCCCGTCGGCGACGAGATCTACGTGGCCGAACTCGACCTCGACGCCATCGATCGGCTGGTCCCGTCGGCTGACATCCAGGCGGAGCCGCTTCCCCGCTTCCCGTCAATCGTGCGTGACATCTCGATCGTCGTGGACGGGGGGTTGCGTTCCGAGCAGGTTCGCGCGACCATTCGTAGCGCCGCCCCCGCGACGCTCGTGCGCGTGCGCGAGTTCGACCGCTACAGGGGCAAGGGAATTCCCGACGGACACTACAGCCTGTCGTTGCGCTTGACGTTCCGCTCGCCCGATCGCACGCTGACCGACTCCGAAGTGCAGCAGGCGATGGAACTGATCGTCGACTCGCTCTCCCGCCATCACGGCGCGGTGCAGAGATAG
- a CDS encoding C10 family peptidase, which translates to MTRSDPRPSRGAVARRPQPVLLLLLGVVWILASATPVGALPVTTRAARLVAENTIRQHVATFGSWGGATNPVVGRIEIVESGADRLAYNVAIRPSGHVLVAADDEFSPVLLYSDTSTFEAARATEPNAVESWIVPEIRSIYAALRELRRTRPVGERPREWIEGRIPGAWNRFAVPGSAFTPIPGRPARKVGGEASVGATQAASTTSQPPGAQAAGPPEAAPAFVGPLLTTSWAQGASYNNYTPADGACTHTQAGCVAVAAAQLMRYWLERGARSTGVGGHSYVWTGQTLSQTLTASFDHTYDWTQMPGALTGSSTAAEVEATARLIADVAVGVEMQFGCSSSSAYTSDAAASVLPAHFGYKPTTGPFCRTTDPTQGCVNVVGLGAGEFFTRIQQELDAAPPRPVLMAMTDGVNGHSVVLDGYQTGTPEYVHVNLGWGAAFEAGTTIGGYKGWYDVDNNWTATYNWVASTQRIYTGIEPDPTRTRLTVSKSGSGSGRISSSSDGINCGAGCAALFAQGATATLIADPDAGSRFYGWGGDCGVAGTVTLGADRSCTARFEPGPDIPLADAVDQPTRTFATAGSQPWHGQDGLWRTGGSAAKAGRILDSQFSAFETTVVGPAWVSFYWKVSSEAGFDILSLRVDGIEQGGAAAGISGEVDWARVQISVPAGSHVVRWQYTKDTAVSHGSDTAWVDTLVIQPATLLLTDDPLAAGTTVKAVHVRELRDAIDMLRVRYGLAAVAWTDPLLTPGVTSVKAAHLTELRAALDEVFSAAVQRPPTYTDPTIVGSHTVIAATQIAELRTALKSLW; encoded by the coding sequence ATGACCCGTTCTGACCCGCGCCCGTCCCGCGGCGCCGTCGCACGCCGGCCGCAACCAGTGCTGCTCCTGTTGCTTGGAGTGGTCTGGATCCTCGCGTCCGCGACACCGGTGGGTGCACTGCCGGTCACCACGCGCGCCGCGCGCCTCGTCGCCGAGAACACGATTCGCCAACACGTTGCCACCTTCGGATCGTGGGGCGGCGCCACCAACCCCGTGGTCGGGCGCATCGAGATCGTCGAGTCCGGCGCCGACCGTCTCGCATACAACGTGGCCATTCGTCCCAGCGGCCACGTCCTGGTTGCGGCAGACGATGAGTTCAGCCCCGTGCTGCTCTATTCGGACACCTCGACGTTCGAGGCCGCGCGTGCCACCGAACCGAACGCGGTCGAATCGTGGATCGTGCCCGAGATACGGAGCATCTACGCGGCGCTCCGTGAACTGAGACGCACGCGCCCGGTCGGTGAGCGGCCCAGGGAATGGATCGAGGGCCGCATCCCGGGGGCCTGGAACCGGTTTGCCGTCCCTGGTTCCGCGTTCACGCCGATCCCGGGACGGCCGGCTCGGAAGGTGGGCGGCGAAGCGAGCGTTGGCGCCACGCAGGCGGCATCAACCACGTCGCAGCCCCCCGGCGCCCAGGCCGCGGGGCCACCGGAGGCGGCCCCGGCCTTCGTCGGCCCGTTGCTGACCACGTCATGGGCGCAGGGAGCCTCCTACAACAACTACACGCCCGCCGACGGAGCCTGCACCCACACGCAGGCCGGATGCGTGGCCGTTGCGGCCGCGCAGTTGATGCGGTACTGGCTGGAGCGGGGCGCGCGCTCGACTGGCGTGGGCGGCCATTCGTACGTCTGGACGGGCCAGACGCTCAGCCAGACACTGACGGCGTCGTTCGATCACACCTACGACTGGACGCAGATGCCGGGCGCGCTGACCGGGTCGAGCACGGCCGCCGAAGTGGAAGCGACCGCACGACTGATCGCCGATGTCGCGGTCGGCGTCGAAATGCAGTTCGGCTGCAGCTCGTCGAGTGCCTACACGTCCGACGCCGCGGCCAGCGTGCTGCCCGCCCATTTCGGCTACAAACCGACGACCGGCCCGTTCTGCCGGACCACCGACCCGACACAGGGCTGCGTGAATGTCGTGGGGCTGGGCGCCGGCGAGTTCTTCACCCGCATCCAGCAGGAACTCGACGCCGCACCACCACGGCCGGTCCTGATGGCGATGACCGACGGCGTCAATGGCCACTCGGTCGTCCTCGACGGGTACCAGACCGGCACGCCCGAGTATGTCCACGTGAACCTCGGATGGGGAGCGGCATTCGAGGCCGGTACCACCATCGGCGGATACAAGGGCTGGTACGACGTCGACAACAACTGGACCGCGACCTACAACTGGGTCGCATCGACCCAGCGGATCTATACGGGCATCGAACCGGATCCCACGCGGACGCGCCTGACCGTGTCGAAATCCGGATCGGGCTCCGGCCGCATCTCGAGCAGCAGCGACGGCATCAACTGCGGCGCCGGCTGTGCCGCGCTCTTCGCGCAGGGCGCCACGGCAACGCTGATTGCCGACCCTGACGCCGGTTCTCGCTTCTACGGATGGGGCGGCGACTGTGGAGTCGCCGGCACCGTGACGCTCGGTGCCGATCGCTCGTGTACGGCGAGGTTCGAGCCGGGGCCCGATATCCCGCTGGCGGACGCGGTGGACCAGCCGACGCGCACGTTCGCGACCGCCGGCTCGCAGCCGTGGCACGGCCAGGACGGACTCTGGCGCACCGGAGGCTCGGCGGCCAAGGCCGGGCGCATCCTGGACAGCCAGTTCAGCGCGTTCGAGACGACGGTCGTCGGCCCGGCGTGGGTCAGCTTCTACTGGAAGGTGTCGTCGGAGGCCGGCTTCGACATCCTCTCGCTGCGCGTCGACGGCATCGAGCAGGGCGGGGCGGCGGCGGGAATCAGTGGCGAAGTGGACTGGGCCAGGGTCCAGATCTCCGTGCCCGCCGGGTCCCATGTCGTGCGCTGGCAATATACGAAAGATACGGCGGTCTCTCACGGAAGTGACACGGCGTGGGTCGATACGCTCGTCATCCAGCCCGCGACACTGCTGCTGACCGACGATCCTCTCGCGGCGGGGACGACGGTCAAGGCAGTCCATGTGCGGGAATTGCGGGACGCGATCGACATGCTCAGGGTCCGCTACGGCCTGGCGGCGGTGGCCTGGACGGACCCGTTGCTGACGCCGGGAGTGACGAGTGTGAAGGCCGCGCACCTGACGGAGCTCCGCGCCGCGCTTGACGAGGTCTTCTCCGCCGCGGTCCAGAGGCCTCCCACCTACACGGACCCGACCATCGTCGGCAGCCACACGGTCATTGCGGCCACGCAGATCGCGGAACTGAGGACGGCCCTGAAATCCTTGTGGTGA
- a CDS encoding cell division protein ZapA codes for MNQSARVVSVEILGQQYPIRSTLDEAYVARLASYVDEKIRSAADITPTTDTVRLVVIAALNIADECFHASSDDTGAGELLRDRLDRLERLIDETLGQGPRL; via the coding sequence GTGAACCAGAGTGCGCGCGTCGTCTCGGTCGAGATCCTGGGCCAGCAGTACCCGATTCGCAGCACGCTCGATGAAGCGTACGTGGCGCGGCTTGCCTCGTACGTGGACGAGAAGATTCGCTCCGCCGCCGACATTACGCCCACCACCGACACCGTCCGCCTCGTCGTCATCGCGGCGCTCAATATCGCCGACGAGTGCTTCCACGCCTCGAGCGATGATACCGGAGCCGGGGAACTGCTCCGTGACCGTCTGGACCGTCTCGAACGGCTCATCGACGAGACGCTCGGGCAGGGCCCTCGACTGTAG
- the infC gene encoding translation initiation factor IF-3 — MRYAEEVHIAFDRSAPRRDDRTRINERIRVREVRVIDDAGQQLGIMSPQQALAIARQKALDLVEVAPMAQPPVCRIMDFGKYQYQEQKRAREARKHQKVIEVKEIKFRPKVDEHDYQFKKSHIERFLADGDKVKATIFFRGREIAHPDIGRRILERLIQELAEVAVPESFPRMEGNTMHTILTHKPGSRPPAPKPAASQAPPAAPEQSGS; from the coding sequence ATTCGGTACGCAGAGGAGGTCCATATCGCTTTCGATCGCTCCGCACCACGTCGTGACGACCGCACCCGGATCAACGAACGCATCCGCGTGCGGGAAGTCCGAGTCATTGATGACGCCGGCCAGCAGCTGGGCATCATGTCCCCGCAGCAGGCGCTGGCGATAGCCCGGCAGAAGGCCCTCGACCTGGTGGAAGTTGCGCCCATGGCGCAACCCCCGGTGTGCCGAATCATGGACTTCGGCAAGTACCAGTACCAGGAGCAGAAGCGGGCGCGCGAAGCGCGGAAACACCAGAAGGTCATCGAGGTCAAGGAGATCAAGTTCCGCCCGAAGGTGGATGAACACGACTACCAGTTCAAGAAGAGCCACATCGAGCGGTTCCTGGCCGACGGCGACAAGGTGAAGGCGACAATCTTCTTCCGCGGCCGCGAGATTGCGCACCCGGATATCGGCCGGCGGATCCTCGAGCGTTTGATCCAGGAGTTAGCCGAGGTGGCGGTGCCGGAATCCTTCCCCCGGATGGAAGGCAACACGATGCACACCATCCTCACCCACAAACCGGGCAGCAGACCGCCGGCACCGAAGCCCGCGGCCTCGCAGGCGCCTCCGGCCGCGCCCGAGCAGAGCGGTTCGTAA
- the rplT gene encoding 50S ribosomal protein L20, whose translation MPRVKRGTVRRAKRKKLLGLAKGYYARKSKLYRSAKEAVDTALKYAFVGRRDKKREFRRLWIVRINAAARQQDITYGQLIRGLKLAGIALDRKVLADMAVKEPAAFAKIAGQAKQALATPAAV comes from the coding sequence ATGCCTCGAGTCAAACGCGGAACCGTGCGGCGCGCGAAGCGAAAGAAGCTGCTCGGCCTGGCCAAGGGCTACTACGCCAGGAAGAGCAAGCTGTATCGTTCCGCCAAGGAGGCGGTCGACACCGCGTTGAAGTACGCGTTCGTCGGTCGCCGGGACAAGAAGCGGGAGTTCCGCCGCCTGTGGATCGTGCGGATCAACGCGGCTGCACGCCAGCAGGACATCACCTACGGCCAGCTGATCCGCGGCCTCAAGCTGGCGGGCATCGCGCTCGACCGGAAGGTCCTGGCCGACATGGCCGTCAAGGAACCCGCCGCCTTTGCGAAGATCGCGGGTCAGGCGAAGCAGGCGCTCGCCACACCGGCCGCCGTGTAG
- the rny gene encoding ribonuclease Y, translated as MPAEYVYLILSLAAALTAVGVFLYWAASRKRIAAETIGRAEEQARTLLREAEREAENRKKEALFEAKEKAHQIVMETDRLSEDRRQQAARLEQVLTKKEEKLTERLAAAEQHEKDLRTREQAIRDRERATAASASRYEQLVADQQQELQRVARLTTDEAKELLLKQIESDARRDGANLVKRLESEARETAAARAKQLVTEAIQRSAPDHAIETTVSVVDLPSDDLKGRIIGREGRNIRALEIATGVDLIVDDTPGAIILSGFDPYRREIAKQAIERLISDGRIHPARIEEVVEKVRAELEETVRKEGEAAAFELGLHDLDPEVHSLMGRLRFRTSYGQNVLNHCKEVAYLAGLMARELGLDSHLTVRAAFLHDIGKAIDRELQGTHLEIGVDFLRKHGESEAVTQIVAAHHMDIDWPSIEAMLVQAADAISAARPGARRDILESYVKRLEKLEGIADSFKGVSKAFALQAGREIRILVESEKISDEEAVWLSKDIARRIESELEYPGQIKVTVIRETRAVEYAK; from the coding sequence ATGCCCGCTGAGTACGTATATCTGATCCTGTCCCTTGCGGCCGCCCTGACGGCCGTTGGTGTCTTCCTCTACTGGGCCGCCTCCCGTAAACGGATCGCCGCTGAAACGATCGGCCGAGCCGAGGAACAGGCCCGGACGCTGCTGCGCGAGGCGGAGCGCGAGGCCGAGAACCGCAAGAAGGAAGCGCTGTTCGAAGCGAAGGAGAAGGCCCACCAGATCGTCATGGAGACGGATCGCCTGAGCGAGGATCGCCGCCAGCAGGCGGCGCGGCTCGAGCAGGTCCTGACGAAGAAGGAGGAGAAGCTCACCGAGCGGCTCGCGGCCGCCGAGCAGCACGAGAAGGACCTGCGGACCCGTGAGCAGGCAATCCGCGACCGGGAGCGGGCAACCGCCGCCAGCGCGTCGCGCTACGAGCAGCTCGTGGCCGATCAGCAGCAGGAACTCCAGCGGGTCGCGCGGCTGACGACCGACGAGGCCAAGGAACTGCTGCTCAAGCAGATCGAATCGGACGCCCGGCGCGATGGGGCCAACCTCGTCAAGCGCCTCGAATCGGAAGCGCGCGAGACCGCCGCGGCACGCGCCAAACAGCTCGTGACCGAAGCGATCCAGCGCAGCGCGCCCGACCACGCGATCGAGACCACGGTGTCGGTGGTCGACCTGCCCAGCGACGACCTGAAGGGACGGATCATCGGCCGCGAGGGTCGCAACATCCGGGCACTCGAGATTGCGACGGGCGTCGACCTGATCGTCGACGATACGCCGGGCGCCATCATCCTGTCGGGCTTCGATCCCTACCGGCGGGAGATCGCCAAGCAGGCAATCGAGCGGCTCATCTCGGACGGCCGCATCCACCCGGCGCGCATCGAGGAAGTGGTGGAGAAGGTCCGCGCAGAGCTCGAGGAGACGGTTCGCAAAGAAGGCGAAGCGGCCGCGTTCGAGCTGGGCCTGCACGACCTCGACCCGGAGGTCCACAGCCTGATGGGCCGGCTCAGGTTCAGGACGAGCTATGGTCAGAACGTCCTGAACCACTGCAAGGAAGTGGCGTATCTCGCCGGCCTGATGGCGAGGGAACTCGGCCTCGATTCGCACCTCACGGTCCGCGCGGCGTTCCTTCACGACATCGGCAAGGCCATCGACCGCGAGCTGCAGGGCACGCATCTGGAGATCGGCGTCGACTTCCTGCGGAAGCACGGCGAGTCGGAAGCCGTCACGCAGATCGTCGCCGCGCACCACATGGACATCGACTGGCCGTCAATCGAGGCCATGCTCGTGCAGGCGGCCGACGCCATCTCCGCGGCGCGGCCGGGCGCGCGGCGCGACATCCTCGAGTCCTACGTGAAGCGGCTCGAGAAGCTCGAGGGAATCGCCGACTCGTTCAAAGGCGTCTCGAAAGCCTTCGCGCTCCAGGCGGGGCGCGAGATCCGCATCCTGGTCGAGAGCGAGAAGATCAGCGACGAAGAGGCGGTGTGGCTCTCGAAGGACATCGCCCGCCGAATCGAGAGCGAGCTGGAGTACCCGGGGCAGATCAAGGTCACGGTGATTCGCGAGACACGGGCCGTCGAGTACGCCAAGTAG
- the rpmI gene encoding 50S ribosomal protein L35, which translates to MPKLKTHRGAAKRFKKTGTGKFTRAQAFKRHLLSSKTTKEKRHLSGSVVVSDADAAKIKRMLPYK; encoded by the coding sequence ATGCCGAAACTGAAGACGCATCGGGGCGCTGCCAAGCGCTTCAAGAAGACGGGTACCGGGAAGTTCACGCGCGCCCAGGCGTTCAAGCGCCATCTGCTGTCGAGCAAGACCACCAAGGAGAAGCGGCACCTCTCCGGCAGCGTCGTGGTGTCCGACGCCGACGCCGCGAAGATCAAGCGGATGCTGCCGTACAAATAG